A stretch of the Bacillus sp. FJAT-18017 genome encodes the following:
- a CDS encoding response regulator transcription factor — MKKKVLVVDDEQSIVTLLKYNLEQGGYEVITAMDGEEGRETALRDKPDMIILDLMLPGIDGIEVCKQLRQQKIMIPILMLTAKDDELDKILGLELGADDYMVKPFSPREVLARVKAILRRSAQFQEKQQEEPVEQEAIQIGALKVYPDRFEAFFNEEVLELTLKEFELLNCLAQNKNRVLTRDQLLSTVWNYDFAGDTRIVDVHISHLREKIESDTKKPQYIKTIRGLGYKLEEPKGE, encoded by the coding sequence ATGAAGAAAAAAGTGCTGGTTGTGGATGATGAACAGTCTATTGTTACGTTATTAAAGTACAATCTTGAGCAAGGCGGCTATGAGGTAATCACCGCTATGGATGGAGAAGAAGGCCGGGAAACAGCTTTGCGGGATAAACCGGACATGATTATTCTGGACCTCATGCTTCCTGGCATAGACGGAATTGAAGTGTGCAAACAGCTGCGCCAGCAAAAAATTATGATTCCCATCCTCATGTTGACAGCGAAGGATGATGAACTTGATAAGATTCTTGGCCTTGAACTTGGCGCGGATGATTATATGGTGAAACCATTTAGCCCGAGGGAGGTTCTTGCCCGTGTCAAAGCAATTCTCCGAAGATCCGCTCAATTCCAGGAAAAGCAACAGGAGGAGCCCGTCGAACAGGAAGCAATACAGATTGGGGCCTTGAAGGTCTACCCTGATCGGTTTGAAGCGTTTTTCAATGAAGAGGTCCTCGAACTGACTCTTAAAGAGTTCGAATTGCTCAATTGCCTGGCACAAAACAAAAACCGTGTCCTGACCAGAGATCAGCTTCTTAGCACCGTCTGGAATTATGACTTCGCAGGAGATACAAGGATTGTGGATGTACATATATCTCATCTTAGGGAAAAAATAGAGTCAGATACCAAAAAGCCGCAATATATTAAAACAATCCGGGGGTTGGGCTATAAACTAGAGGAGCCTAAAGGAGAATGA
- the polA gene encoding DNA polymerase I has product MEKKKLVLIDGNSIAYRAFFALPLLNNERGIHTNAVYGFTMMLNKILEDEKPTHMLVAFDAGKTTFRHSTFSEYKGGRQKTPPELSEQFPFIRELLDAYQIPRYELENYEADDIIGTLSLKAEQEGYDVRVISGDKDLTQLSSDKTTVGITRKGITDIEEYTPEHIKEKYGLAPWQIIDMKGLMGDSSDNIPGVPGVGEKTAIKLLKEFETLEKLLESTDKVSGKKLREKLEEFRQQAIMSKELATITREAPVEIQLDNISFEGYDREKLISIYKELGFNSLLEKLGGDEGVGADDTELTEVDVEILDEITPDLLTDDSALYVEILDDNYHYADIIGFSIVNEKGNYFIPSTIAFESQAFKEWAEDESSLKVVYDAKGTEVALRRRGIHLKGVVFDVFIAAYITDPTASFDDLSAIEKKYRLKNVQADDTFYGRGAKRKVPEQAELAGHLVRKGIAIRKLKPLLEKDLRENGQYELFTELEMPLTLVLADMESAGVKVDLGQLKAMGKELLEKLAVIEEQIHEMAGEKFNINSPKQLGTILFEKLGMPHGKKTKTGYSTSADVLEKLSADHEIIRLILDYRQLGKLQSTYIDGLLKVVDPKTDKVHTRFNQALTATGRLSSTDPNLQNIPIRLEEGRKIRKAFVPSEEGWVIFAADYSQIELRVLAHIADDEKLIDAFKSGEDIHTKTAMAVFHVEADEVTSNMRRHAKAVNFGIVYGISDFGLSQSLGITRKEAGQFIERYLHSYPGVQDYMEDIVKIAKQQGYVTTLLHRRRYIPEITSRNFNLRSFAERTAMNTPIQGTAADIIKKAMVEMADALRKEGLKSKLLLSVHDELIFEAPKEEIAVLEKLVPEVMENAIELKVPLKVDYSYGPSWYDAK; this is encoded by the coding sequence TTGGAAAAGAAAAAATTAGTTTTAATTGACGGAAACAGCATTGCCTACCGTGCCTTTTTTGCATTGCCGCTCCTGAACAATGAAAGAGGCATCCATACAAACGCTGTGTATGGTTTTACAATGATGCTGAACAAAATACTTGAGGATGAAAAACCGACTCATATGCTTGTAGCGTTTGATGCCGGCAAGACAACATTCCGCCATAGCACGTTCAGCGAGTATAAAGGCGGCAGGCAAAAAACACCGCCAGAGCTTTCCGAACAATTCCCATTCATCCGTGAATTGCTGGATGCCTACCAAATTCCACGATATGAACTTGAAAATTATGAGGCAGATGATATCATTGGAACTCTTTCCTTAAAGGCGGAACAGGAAGGGTATGATGTCAGGGTCATTTCCGGAGACAAGGATTTAACCCAGCTTTCTTCTGATAAAACAACTGTCGGAATTACAAGGAAGGGTATCACCGACATTGAGGAGTATACTCCGGAACATATAAAAGAAAAATACGGGCTTGCGCCGTGGCAAATAATTGATATGAAGGGGCTTATGGGAGATTCTTCAGATAATATTCCAGGGGTTCCAGGTGTAGGTGAGAAGACAGCAATTAAGCTGTTAAAAGAATTTGAAACGCTTGAAAAGCTCCTGGAATCGACTGACAAGGTTTCCGGGAAAAAGCTGCGTGAAAAGCTTGAAGAATTCAGGCAGCAGGCAATCATGAGCAAAGAATTGGCCACGATTACAAGAGAAGCTCCCGTTGAGATTCAACTCGATAATATTTCATTTGAGGGCTATGATCGGGAGAAACTTATTTCGATTTATAAAGAGCTTGGCTTCAATTCACTTTTAGAGAAATTAGGGGGAGACGAGGGCGTCGGAGCAGATGACACTGAGCTTACCGAAGTTGACGTTGAAATACTTGACGAAATAACTCCTGATTTATTAACAGATGATTCGGCACTTTATGTCGAGATTCTTGATGATAATTACCATTATGCAGATATCATCGGTTTTTCAATTGTAAATGAAAAAGGGAACTATTTTATTCCTTCAACAATTGCCTTCGAGTCGCAGGCATTTAAGGAATGGGCAGAGGATGAATCCAGCCTTAAAGTCGTGTACGATGCAAAAGGTACTGAGGTTGCACTTAGGCGCCGCGGAATTCATTTGAAGGGTGTCGTATTCGATGTATTCATTGCCGCTTATATTACCGACCCAACCGCGAGCTTTGATGATCTTTCTGCGATTGAAAAGAAATACCGGTTAAAGAATGTACAGGCTGATGATACCTTCTATGGACGGGGGGCAAAAAGGAAAGTTCCGGAACAGGCAGAACTTGCTGGCCATCTTGTGCGGAAGGGTATTGCTATCCGTAAGCTAAAGCCTCTTTTAGAAAAGGATTTGCGGGAAAACGGGCAGTATGAACTTTTTACAGAGCTCGAAATGCCATTGACGCTTGTGCTTGCCGATATGGAATCTGCGGGTGTAAAAGTGGACCTTGGGCAATTGAAAGCGATGGGCAAAGAGCTTCTTGAAAAATTGGCTGTCATAGAAGAACAAATCCATGAAATGGCTGGCGAAAAGTTTAATATCAATTCGCCAAAACAGCTGGGCACGATACTTTTTGAAAAACTAGGCATGCCGCATGGCAAAAAAACAAAAACAGGCTACTCCACATCAGCTGATGTATTGGAGAAGCTTTCTGCAGATCATGAAATTATCCGGCTGATCCTTGATTACAGGCAGTTAGGAAAACTTCAATCAACCTATATTGACGGGCTTTTGAAAGTCGTTGACCCTAAAACTGATAAAGTCCATACCCGCTTTAATCAAGCGCTAACTGCTACAGGCAGGCTTAGCTCAACGGATCCCAATCTGCAAAACATTCCTATCCGTCTTGAGGAAGGCAGGAAAATCCGGAAAGCATTTGTTCCATCTGAAGAAGGATGGGTCATATTTGCTGCAGACTATTCACAAATTGAACTGCGAGTGCTTGCCCATATTGCTGATGATGAGAAGCTCATTGATGCGTTTAAATCCGGGGAAGACATCCATACAAAAACTGCGATGGCCGTTTTCCATGTCGAGGCAGATGAGGTCACTTCTAATATGCGCCGCCATGCCAAGGCAGTTAACTTCGGGATTGTATATGGAATAAGTGATTTCGGTCTTTCCCAAAGCCTTGGGATTACCAGGAAGGAAGCAGGCCAGTTCATTGAACGCTACTTGCATAGCTACCCGGGTGTCCAGGACTATATGGAGGATATCGTCAAAATCGCCAAGCAGCAGGGCTATGTGACCACGTTGCTGCATAGAAGGCGGTATATTCCCGAAATTACAAGCCGCAACTTCAACCTGAGAAGCTTTGCAGAGCGGACAGCCATGAATACTCCAATCCAGGGAACTGCTGCAGATATTATAAAAAAAGCGATGGTCGAGATGGCTGATGCGTTAAGAAAAGAAGGTCTGAAGTCGAAGCTTCTTCTTTCCGTACATGACGAATTGATTTTTGAAGCACCAAAGGAAGAAATTGCAGTACTTGAAAAGCTTGTTCCTGAAGTTATGGAAAATGCAATCGAATTAAAGGTGCCTTTAAAGGTCGATTATTCATACGGACCGTCATGGTACGATGCAAAATAA
- the mdh gene encoding malate dehydrogenase: protein MSLKRKKISVIGSGFTGATTAFLLAQKELGDVVLVDIPQMENPTKGKALDMLQAGPVQGFDANITGTSSYEDTKDSDIVVITAGIARKPGMSRDDLVQTNQKIMKSVAQEVVKYSPNSFIVVLTNPVDAMTYTVFKETGFPKNRVIGQSGVLDTARFRTFIAQELNLSVKDITGFVLGGHGDEMVPLVRYSYAGGIPLETLISKERLDSIVERTRKGGGEIVNLLGNGSAYYAPAASLVEMCEAILKDQRRVLPSIAYLEGEYGYEGIYLGVPTILGANGIEKVIELELTEEEKAALDKSAEAVRNVMTVLA from the coding sequence ATGTCACTGAAACGCAAAAAGATTTCGGTTATCGGAAGTGGTTTCACGGGTGCCACTACAGCTTTCCTGTTGGCACAGAAGGAATTGGGAGATGTAGTTCTCGTTGATATTCCACAAATGGAAAACCCGACAAAAGGAAAAGCTCTTGACATGCTTCAGGCTGGCCCGGTACAGGGATTTGATGCGAACATCACCGGTACATCAAGCTATGAAGACACAAAAGATTCCGATATTGTCGTTATTACTGCAGGCATTGCCCGTAAGCCCGGCATGAGCCGTGACGATCTCGTCCAAACAAACCAGAAAATCATGAAAAGCGTTGCTCAGGAAGTCGTCAAGTATTCTCCTAATAGTTTCATCGTCGTTTTGACCAACCCAGTCGATGCTATGACCTATACTGTATTCAAGGAAACAGGATTCCCTAAGAACCGAGTCATTGGCCAGTCCGGCGTCCTTGACACAGCCCGTTTCCGCACTTTTATTGCCCAGGAACTGAACTTGTCTGTTAAAGATATTACAGGTTTCGTTCTTGGTGGGCATGGAGACGAAATGGTACCTCTTGTCCGTTATTCCTATGCTGGAGGCATTCCGCTAGAGACGCTCATTTCAAAGGAACGCCTGGATAGTATCGTAGAGCGTACTCGCAAAGGCGGCGGTGAAATTGTTAACCTACTAGGAAATGGGAGTGCATACTATGCTCCTGCCGCTTCCCTTGTAGAAATGTGTGAAGCTATCCTGAAAGACCAGAGGCGTGTTCTTCCATCCATTGCCTATCTAGAAGGCGAGTATGGATATGAAGGCATCTATCTTGGTGTACCTACCATCCTTGGTGCTAACGGTATCGAAAAAGTTATTGAACTTGAGTTGACGGAAGAGGAAAAGGCTGCACTTGATAAGTCTGCCGAGGCTGTCAGAAATGTCATGACTGTCCTAGCGTAA
- the mutM gene encoding DNA-formamidopyrimidine glycosylase yields MPELPEVETVRKTLEHLIIGKKIKNVSVFWPKMVKNPVDTEQFTDALMGQSFLEIGRRGKFLLLYTDDFTLVSHLRMEGKYSLDSAEEPVNKHTHVIFHFEDGFELRYRDVRKFGTMHLFLKGTEFEQAPLFGLGPEPFSVEFTPEYLAGKLARTNRKIKPALLDQTILVGLGNIYVDEALFRARIHPERLASSLTEEEIEVLYDQIVATLGEAVEKGGSTIRSYINSQGQMGMFQQELLVYGRKDEECKACGNPLSKSVVGGRGTHFCPNCQRLQDGGGTV; encoded by the coding sequence TTGCCTGAGCTTCCAGAGGTAGAAACGGTCCGAAAAACACTTGAACATTTAATTATTGGTAAAAAAATTAAAAATGTCTCGGTATTTTGGCCGAAAATGGTTAAAAATCCAGTGGATACAGAACAGTTCACAGATGCCCTAATGGGGCAGAGTTTTCTTGAAATCGGCAGACGGGGAAAGTTCCTGCTTCTTTATACTGATGACTTTACATTAGTTTCCCATCTGCGCATGGAAGGAAAATATTCGCTTGATTCGGCGGAGGAACCTGTTAATAAGCATACCCACGTAATTTTTCACTTTGAAGATGGATTCGAACTAAGGTACCGGGATGTCCGCAAATTCGGCACGATGCATTTATTCCTTAAAGGAACAGAATTTGAACAAGCGCCATTATTTGGGCTAGGACCGGAGCCTTTCTCAGTGGAATTCACTCCGGAATATCTTGCAGGAAAGCTTGCAAGAACCAACCGAAAGATTAAGCCGGCTCTATTAGACCAGACAATACTGGTCGGACTCGGCAATATTTATGTAGATGAGGCGCTGTTTAGGGCAAGAATTCATCCGGAGCGCCTCGCTAGCTCCCTTACAGAGGAAGAAATCGAGGTTCTCTACGACCAGATTGTCGCAACCCTTGGGGAAGCGGTTGAAAAGGGTGGAAGTACAATCCGATCCTATATAAATTCTCAAGGGCAGATGGGCATGTTTCAGCAGGAGCTGCTTGTTTACGGACGGAAGGATGAAGAATGCAAAGCCTGCGGGAATCCGCTTTCGAAGAGTGTTGTTGGAGGAAGGGGCACTCATTTTTGCCCTAACTGCCAAAGGCTTCAGGATGGCGGGGGAACAGTATGA
- the pnpS gene encoding two-component system histidine kinase PnpS → MTKYRTRLLIALVFLIVVVLLGLGLLLGQLFKDYYIDSFYERLEKEGNLVSRYIEDYGGLEGTDKQELGKFGDDLGAGIILADRKGNILYSSREAALNTEGMVKDAISGKKERKRFFNLKDDQDTHYYWTEISNGDITEGYLFLSLASSELKDAYKNIWWLLSISLFLALIIITLLGMRITKRYAKPIESAANVAMELAKGNYRARTYVEDKVDETGLLSSSINVLARNLEDMARSQEMQQERLTTLIENIGSGLVLIDSRGFINLINRGYSDIFDVDSADVLNKQYYEAIPYPEINEMIETIFITEKKQHAQVVLPISIERRHFDVSALPIISTHSVWKGVLLVFHDITELKKLEQVRKDFVANVSHELKTPITSIKGFTETLLDGAMNDEKALRDFLSIIQKESDRIQHLIQDLLDLSKIEQHNFRLDISKFDVVSLVKEVTTLLEGRATEKNITVNVFNDPEQLEMEGDPYRLKQVIINLMSNAIAYTPRDGQIEVTVQDTGKRVRLMVKDNGMGIAPAEIPRIFERFYRVDRDRSRNSGGTGLGLAIVKHIVEAHHGKIVVKSNPGNGSEFILEFRKSFRGRSKR, encoded by the coding sequence ATGACAAAATATAGGACAAGGCTTTTAATTGCCCTTGTCTTCCTGATTGTTGTAGTTCTGCTTGGTCTCGGACTTTTACTCGGACAGTTGTTCAAGGATTATTATATCGACTCGTTCTATGAGCGTCTCGAAAAAGAAGGTAACCTTGTCAGCCGTTATATAGAGGATTATGGAGGCCTTGAAGGCACCGATAAGCAGGAATTGGGCAAGTTTGGCGATGATCTGGGAGCAGGTATTATTCTGGCTGACAGAAAGGGCAATATTTTATACAGCAGCAGGGAAGCAGCTTTAAACACCGAAGGAATGGTGAAGGACGCCATTTCCGGTAAGAAGGAGCGGAAGCGTTTCTTTAACTTAAAAGATGATCAAGATACACATTATTATTGGACTGAAATAAGTAATGGAGACATAACCGAAGGCTACCTTTTTCTAAGTCTTGCATCAAGTGAGTTAAAAGATGCGTACAAAAATATATGGTGGCTTCTTTCCATTAGCCTTTTCCTTGCTCTTATTATCATAACGCTTCTGGGGATGAGAATCACCAAGCGGTATGCAAAGCCCATCGAATCGGCTGCCAATGTTGCTATGGAGCTTGCCAAAGGGAATTACCGTGCACGTACTTATGTAGAAGATAAGGTTGATGAAACAGGACTGCTGAGTTCTTCTATCAATGTTTTGGCCAGGAATCTCGAGGATATGGCCAGATCTCAGGAAATGCAGCAGGAACGGCTGACCACCCTGATTGAAAATATCGGAAGCGGTCTGGTTCTTATTGATAGCCGCGGATTTATCAACTTAATAAACCGGGGATATAGCGATATTTTTGATGTCGATTCGGCAGATGTGCTTAATAAACAATATTATGAGGCGATTCCATACCCGGAAATTAATGAAATGATTGAAACTATCTTTATCACTGAGAAAAAGCAGCATGCGCAGGTCGTCCTTCCAATCTCGATTGAACGAAGACATTTTGATGTATCAGCACTCCCAATTATCAGTACCCATAGTGTCTGGAAAGGGGTCTTGCTCGTATTTCATGATATTACTGAGCTCAAGAAACTGGAGCAAGTGCGCAAGGATTTTGTTGCAAACGTATCTCACGAGTTAAAGACACCGATTACATCTATTAAGGGATTTACTGAAACATTGCTTGACGGGGCAATGAACGATGAAAAAGCGCTTCGGGATTTCCTTTCGATTATACAGAAGGAAAGCGACAGGATTCAGCATCTAATTCAGGATCTACTTGATTTATCAAAAATAGAACAGCATAATTTCCGGCTCGATATTTCTAAATTTGATGTCGTAAGCCTTGTGAAGGAGGTCACGACTCTCCTTGAAGGAAGGGCAACCGAAAAAAATATTACGGTTAACGTCTTCAATGACCCAGAACAACTGGAGATGGAAGGAGATCCATACCGGCTCAAGCAAGTTATCATTAATTTAATGTCAAATGCCATTGCATATACTCCCCGGGACGGGCAAATTGAAGTAACTGTTCAAGATACCGGGAAAAGGGTAAGACTGATGGTGAAGGATAATGGTATGGGAATAGCACCGGCCGAAATTCCAAGGATATTTGAACGTTTTTACAGGGTGGATAGGGACAGAAGCAGGAATTCAGGCGGAACTGGCCTTGGCCTTGCGATTGTAAAACATATTGTAGAAGCCCATCATGGAAAAATTGTCGTGAAGAGCAACCCTGGCAATGGAAGTGAATTCATTCTCGAGTTCAGGAAGTCATTCAGGGGCAGGTCTAAAAGATGA
- a CDS encoding MaoC/PaaZ C-terminal domain-containing protein encodes MILGKKRKLGRRIEEIKPGEKLALTEKIEDRDLLLYLGLTNDANPLYIQHDYASQTPYGKPIVPAVMLIGVITSAITKYLPGPGSHILSQELEFPKPVYHYGTVDFLLEVIEVDEKKHAITISIEGTNEKKEPVITGKVKVCPPHPLADMDGSVLENF; translated from the coding sequence GTGATTTTAGGAAAAAAGCGCAAATTAGGCAGAAGGATTGAGGAAATTAAACCCGGCGAAAAATTGGCCCTTACTGAAAAAATTGAGGATAGGGATTTGCTTCTGTATCTCGGCCTTACAAATGATGCAAACCCACTTTATATTCAGCATGACTATGCATCGCAAACACCCTATGGAAAACCAATTGTTCCAGCAGTTATGCTGATAGGTGTTATTACCTCAGCCATAACTAAATATCTTCCTGGGCCTGGAAGCCACATCTTATCCCAGGAACTTGAGTTTCCAAAGCCAGTCTACCATTATGGAACCGTAGATTTTCTGCTTGAAGTGATTGAGGTAGATGAGAAGAAGCATGCGATTACCATTTCAATCGAAGGCACGAATGAAAAAAAAGAGCCGGTTATAACAGGAAAAGTGAAAGTCTGCCCTCCCCATCCTCTTGCTGATATGGATGGCAGCGTACTTGAAAACTTTTAA